The following DNA comes from Tunturibacter psychrotolerans.
AGGCACTTTTTAGCTGGTCGATGGTGATGGCGTGGTTGAGGGCGAATGCGCCTGCGCGGGTTCGGCGCAGACTGGAGAGGTGAGCTCCGCAGTTCGCGAGTTGGCCGAGCTCGTGCGCCACGGAACGCACATAGCCGCCAGCCGAGACGGACATGACGAAGGATGCGGTGTCTCCTTCGAGGGAGGCTAACTCAAAGTTGTGGATGGTGATGCGTGCGGGTTTTACGGCGACCTCAACTCCGGCTCGCGCGAGCTTGTGGGCGGCAACTCCGTTGATCTTCTTTGCGGAAAAAACGGGTGGGACCTGGTCCAACTCTCCGTGAAACTTTTGGCTCAGAGTTTGAAGCTGTTCGAGAGTGAGGTGCAACGGGAGGGGTTCGGCGGCTGGAACTCCGTCTGCGTCGAAGCTGTCGGTTGCGAAGCCGAAGCGGATATGGCCGGCGTAGTGTTTGTCAGCCTGTCCGAAGAACTGGGCCAGGCGTGTGTAGCGGCCTAGAAGAAGCGGCAGGACGCCCGTGGCCATGGGGTCGAGAGTGCCGAGATGGCCGATGGACTTTTCGCCAGTGGCTCGACGGACGATGGCGACGACGTCATGCGAGGTGATGCCGGAGGGTTTATCGAGTACAAGGAGACCATTCATGCAGTCTCCAGTTTAGCCGCTAGAAGCCGCTTCCCTGCCTGCGGACGAGCGAAAGGAACTCGTTGCGCGTCTGAAGTTGTGTTTTGAAGACGCCGAGCATCGCGGAGGTGACCGTTGAGGAGTGTTGCTTCTCTACTCCGCGCATCATCATGCAGAGGTGCTGCGCCTCGAGGATGACCGCTACTCCCTGGGGATGAATTGCGTCGGTGATGGCTTCGCCGATCTGGCGAGTGAGGCGTTCCTGCACCTGAAGCCTCCGTGAGAAGACGTCGACGAGGCGTGGAATTTTGCTCAGCCCGATGACCTTTCCGTTGGGGACGTAGGCGATGTGCGCTTTTCCGAAGAAGGGTAGGAGATGATGCTCGCACTGGGAGAAAAACTCGATGTCTTTTACGATGACCATCTCGTCGTAGTCGACGTCGAAGAGAGCTTCGTGGAGAACCTCGGTCACGTTCATCGTGTAGCCGCGGGTGAGGAATGCCATGGACTTTTCCATGCGCTCGGGTGTGCGGAGGAGGCCGTCGCGTGTGGGGTCTTCGCCGATGCGGAGAAGCAGTTCGCGGTAGAGATCCTGTGTGGAAACACTGTCGAGTGATGGTGCGTCAATGGTGGCCGGGGTCAGTGGCATGGGTTGGC
Coding sequences within:
- the folE gene encoding GTP cyclohydrolase I FolE, coding for MPLTPATIDAPSLDSVSTQDLYRELLLRIGEDPTRDGLLRTPERMEKSMAFLTRGYTMNVTEVLHEALFDVDYDEMVIVKDIEFFSQCEHHLLPFFGKAHIAYVPNGKVIGLSKIPRLVDVFSRRLQVQERLTRQIGEAITDAIHPQGVAVILEAQHLCMMMRGVEKQHSSTVTSAMLGVFKTQLQTRNEFLSLVRRQGSGF
- the truB gene encoding tRNA pseudouridine(55) synthase TruB; translated protein: MNGLLVLDKPSGITSHDVVAIVRRATGEKSIGHLGTLDPMATGVLPLLLGRYTRLAQFFGQADKHYAGHIRFGFATDSFDADGVPAAEPLPLHLTLEQLQTLSQKFHGELDQVPPVFSAKKINGVAAHKLARAGVEVAVKPARITIHNFELASLEGDTASFVMSVSAGGYVRSVAHELGQLANCGAHLSSLRRTRAGAFALNHAITIDQLKSASVAELEALLPHPRTLLPEMPSVTVDDQMAGRIRNGMQVNLPDFSQASLIKVFTSPTDLLAIARRVAGTLMQPIVVLG